Proteins encoded within one genomic window of Humulus lupulus chromosome 1, drHumLupu1.1, whole genome shotgun sequence:
- the LOC133780322 gene encoding uncharacterized protein LOC133780322, whose product MWAVCAVWAVNQYMEQGNTGPYLLLRTSKFNQVLSFSFYLVVSFSMNNSASIQILTRSNYKKWKRDVDFSLRIMDLDLYMCEDQPTAPTDASTTAQRNFHAQWEKSNHLSLIVMDRSIFEHLLSCLPETTNAKEFLTNVGKLYDTGENVETGSLMDEIQTIKYDETKGVRDFILKIVNV is encoded by the exons ATGTGGGCGGTTTGTGCGGTGTGGGCGGTTAACCAATACATGGAACAAGGGAATACCGGACCATATCTGCTTTTGCGCACAAGCAAG TTTaatcaagttttgtcattttccttTTATCTTGTAGTTTCTTTTTCTATGAACAACAGTGCTTCCATTCAAATTCTGACTAGGTCCAACTACAAGAAGTGGAAACGAGATGTGGATTTTAGTTTGAGAATCATGGATTTGGACCTATACATGTGTGAAGATCAACCTACTGCTCCAACTGATGCGAGCACTACTGCCCAGAGAAATTTCCATGCACAATGGGAAAAGTCAAATCATCTCAGTCTAATAGTTATGGACAGATCGATTTTTGAACATCTTTTGAGTTGTCTGCCTGAGACAACTAATGCCAAAGAGTTTTTAACTAATGTAGGAAAATTATATGACACTGGTGAAAACGTTGAAACTGGATCTCTTATGGATGAGATTCAAACCATCAAATATGATGAAACTAAAGGAGTGAGGGACTTCATTTTAAAAATTGTCAATGTTTAG
- the LOC133780333 gene encoding vicilin-like seed storage protein At2g18540, whose translation MSIKPLIQRLSFTLLIIFFFFLLSLHAGTAKEKDFGVGDEDEDFSGGGDGFVPLVKKEQRKVLVDNEYGQISAIEISDGIRGPHHMHFFTLVPNSLFLPVLLHAQMVFYVHTGSGSLSWANEEEKRRVNLKRGDIFRLDPGSIFYIQSDLETKRESLRIYAIFPNSDDEYSIVPSIGAYSSIRNLVRGFDKITLKRAFKASYEVIESITSATDIQPIVHAISTKKEGKKKGLWEMEARFLKAFLGGREEMISLNKKKQTTNAFNIIEAEPDFENCNGRSLTVTRKRAGNLLKGTNIGLFMVNLTKGSMMGPHWNPRATEIAVVLKGEGMVRVVCSSNKSIWKSECKNMRFRVREGDVFAVPTFHPMAQMSFNNDSFIFMGFSTTRQNNHPQFLAGKQSVLQSLDRNVLALSFNVGNSTIDQLLAPQGDSIILDCTSCAEEEQRMMKEEIEKEKERKREEEERKREEEEARKREEEEEKRREEEEKRKREEERKREDEEARKREEEEERKREEEEARKREEEEERKREEEEKQREEEEERKREEEESRKREEEEEKRREEEEARQREEEEERKREEEEKRREEEEARKREEEEEKRREEEEEKRREEEEARQREDEEEKQREEEEARKREEEKRRDEEEARQREEEEEMEREQEEAGREEEEERQRKQEEEEARKREEEEIEREQEEAGRQEEEERQRQKEEEEEEEERERQKEEARRRQEDKERERQAEREQEAIQERVRQEVKEKQSEKEAGREPEDHDTKTTMDKQEKQSGRVENGKSYLKLKTV comes from the exons ATGTCGATCAAACCTTTGATCCAACGCCTCTCATTCACCCtactcatcatcttcttcttctttcttctctctttgcATGCAGGTACAGCCAAGGAAAAAGATTTTGGGGTTGGTGATGAAGATGAAGATTTCTCAGGTGGTGGTGATGGTTTTGTTCCTTTGGTGAAGAAAGAGCAGAGGAAGGTATTAGTTGATAATGAATATGGTCAAATCTCAGCCATTGAAATCTCTGATGGGATCAGAGGGCCTCACCATATGCACTTCTTTACTTTGGTGCCCAATTCCTTGTTTCTTCCTGTGCTTCTGCATGCTCAGATGGTGTTTTATGTTCACACAG GAAGTGGAAGTTTGAGTTGGGCCAATgaggaagagaaaagaagagtGAATTTGAAGCGAGGAGATATCTTCAGACTTGACCCTGGTTCTATATTTTATATACAAAGTGACTTGGAGACTAAACGTGAAAGCCTAAGGATTTATGCCATTTTTCCTAATTCAGATGATGAGTACTCAATC GTACCATCCATTGGGGCATACTCGAGCATCAGGAACTTGGTCCGTGGCTTTGACAAGATAACACTCAAGCGCGCTTTCAAG gCTTCATATGAAGTAATAGAATCAATAACAAGTGCAACCGATATACAACCAATCGTTCATGCCATCTCAacaaagaaagaaggaaagaaaaaaggGTTGTGGGAAATGGAAGCTCGATTCCTGAAAGCCTTTCTTGGAGGCAGAGAAGAGATGATATCATTGAACAAGAAGAAACAAACAACAAACGCCTTTAACATCATCGAAGCAGAACCTGATTTTGAGAACTGTAACGGCCGGAGTCTTACAGTTACCCGGAAAAGAGCAGGCAATCTTTTGAAGGGTACCAACATTGGCCTCTTCATGGTGAATTTGACCAAG GGCTCTATGATGGGGCCTCACTGGAATCCAAGAGCAACTGAGATTGCTGTGGTGTTGAAAGGAGAAGGAATGGTTCGAGTGGTTTGTTCCAGCAACAAAAGCATATGGAAATCAGAGTGCAAAAACATGAGGTTTAGGGTAAGGGAAGGTGATGTTTTTGCTGTGCCCACGTTCCACCCCATGGCTCAGATGTCATTCAACAATGATTCGTTCATTTTCATGGGGTTTAGCACAACAAGACAGAACAATCATCCTCAGTTTTTGGCAGGAAAGCAGTCAGTCCTACAATCCCTTGACAGAAATGTTTTGGCATTGTCGTTTAATGTTGGCAATTCTACGATTGACCAACTTTTGGCTCCACAGGGTGATTCAATCATACTGGATTGTACTTCTTGTGCTGAGGAAGAGCAGAGAATgatgaaggaagaaattgagaaagaaaaagagaggaagagggaagaggaagaaagaaagagagaagaggagGAAGCCAGGAAAAGAGAGGAAGAAGAGGAAAAACGAAGGGAGGAAGAGGAGAAAAGGaaaagagaggaagaaagaaagagagaagatgaggaagCCAGGAAAAGAGAGGAGGAAGAGGaaaggaagagagaagaagaggaagccAGGAAAAGAGAGGAAGAAGAGGaaaggaagagagaagaagaggaaaagcaAAGAGAGGAAGAAGAGGaaaggaagagagaagaagaggagtcaagaaagagagaagaggaggaggaaaaaCGAAGGGAGGAAGAGGAAGCCAGGCAAAGAGAGGAGGAAGAggaaaggaagagagaagaggaggAAAAGCGAAGGGAGGAAGAGGAGGCaagaaagagagaggaagaggaggaaaaaCGAAGGGAGGAAGAGGAGGAAAAACGAAGGGAGGAAGAGGAAGCCAGGCAAAGAGAGGATGAAGAGGAAAAGCAAAGGGAGGAAGAGGAGGCAAGAAAGAGAGAGGAGGAAAAACGAAGGGATGAAGAGGAAGCCAGGCAAAGAGAGGAAGAAGAGGAGATGGAGAGGGAGCAGGAGGAGGCTgggagggaagaagaagaagagagacaGAGGAAACAGGAGGAAGAGGAAGcaagaaagagagaagaagaagagatagaGAGGGAGCAGGAGGAGGCTGGGAGGCAAGAAGAGGAAGAGAGACaaagacaaaaagaagaagaagaagaagaagaagagagggaaaGGCAAAAAGAGGAAGCTAGAAGGAGACAAGAAGATAAAGAGAGGGAGAGACAAGCAGAGAGGGAACAAGAAGCAATACAAGAGAGGGTGAGACAAGAAGTAAAAGAAAAACAATCAGAAAAGGAAGCTGGCAGAGAACCAGAGGATCATGATACAAAAACCACAATGGACAAGCAAGAGAAGCAAAGTGGCAGAGTTGAGAATGGAAAATCTTATTTGAAATTGAAGACCGTCTGA
- the LOC133812593 gene encoding probable protein phosphatase 2C 80 isoform X2, translating to MPSSFLSKLNLSVFSGFERAVTGKQNSIKSILGRGKLFSRNLVNYPSEAKTMAASNSKSLIGDVYVDDVITNCGNALEFSKPTGVFFNDKTRTSCQRASLSFRRMELSNSQQLTCRFILADVTRKNCNTNLVVGPQFRNIHTSPLACYSAGAAHDVSFDGSSRDEQLSSSTISPEQTLKLLSGSCYLPHPDKEDTGGEDAHFICVDEQAIGVADGVGGWADVGVNAGLFARELMSNSVSAIQEEPKGSIDPARVLEKAHSGTKARGSSTACIITLTEKELHAINLGDSGFIVVRDGCTVFRSPVQQHGFNFTYQLESGTDGDLPSSGQVFTIPVSPGDVIIAGTDGLFDNLYNNEVTAVVVHAVRAGLEPQVTAQKIAALARQRALDKTRQTPFSTAAQEAGFRYYGGKLDDITVVVSYIASSINA from the exons ATGCCATCTAGCTTTCTCTCAAAGCTGAATCTTTCTGTGTTTTCTGGTTTTGAGAGAGCAGTAACTGGGAAACAAAATTCTATAAAATCGATTCTTGGAAGAGGGAAATTGTTTTCTAGAAATTTAGTAAATTACCCGAGTGAGGCTAAAACTATGGCTGCTTCTAATTCCAAGTCTCTCATTGGTGATGTTTATGTTGATGATGTTATCACAAATTGTGGGAATGCTTTAGAGTTTTCAAAACCTACCGGAGTCTTTTTCAATGATAAAACTCGTACTAGTTGCCAGAGAGCTAGCCTGAGTTTCAGGAGAATGGAATTATCCAACAGCCAACAACTAACTTGTAGGTTCATTCTTGCTGATGTAACGAGGAAGAATTGCAACACCAATTTAGTTGTTGGGCCTCAGTTCAGGAATATCCATACCTCTCCCTTAGCATGCTACTCTGCTGGTGCCGCTCATGATGTGTCGTTTGATGGCAGTTCTCGTGATGAACAGCTTTCTAGTTCTACCATTTCACCTGAACA AACTCTGAAGCTTCTTTCTGGATCATGTTACCTGCCTCATCCGGATAAGGAAGACACAGGTGGAGAAGATGCTCACTTTATTTGTGTAGATGAACAGGCTATTGGTGTAGCAGATGGTGTTGGCGGCTGGGCAGATGTTGGTGTGAATGCAGGATTGTTTGCACGCGAACTTATGTCTAACTCTGTTTCAGCAATTCAAGAGGAGCCTAAGGGTTCTATTGACCCAGCCAGGGTGTTAGAAAAGGCCCACTCAGGTACAAAAGCAAGGGGTTCTTCAACAGCTTGTATCATTACCCTCACGGAGAAG GAACTCCATGCAATTAACCTGGGGGACAGTGGATTCATAGTAGTTAGAGACGGGTGCACTGTTTTTCGATCTCCAGTGCAACAACACGGTTTCAACTTTACATATCAGTTAGAGAGTGGCACAGATGGCGACCTACCGAGCTCTGGTCAG GTTTTCACAATTCCTGTTTCTCCGGGGGATGTTATTATTGCTGGAACAGATGGGCTATTTGACAACTTGTATAATAACGAAGTTACTGCCGTTGTTGTTCATGCTGTAAGAGCTGGCTTGGAACCCCAGGTGACTGCTCAGAAGATAGCTGCTTTGGCACGCCAGAGGGCACTCGACAAAACCCGGCAGACACCATTTTCAACAGCTGCTCAAGAAGCTGGGTTTCGTTATTATGGTGGTAAGCTTGACGACATTACCGTTGTTGTGTCATATATTGCAAGCTCAATCAATGCTTGA
- the LOC133812593 gene encoding probable protein phosphatase 2C 80 isoform X1 has product MPSSFLSKLNLSVFSGFERAVTGKQNSIKSILGRGKLFSRNLVNYPSEAKTMAASNSKSLIGDVYVDDVITNCGNALEFSKPTGVFFNDKTRTSCQRASLSFRRMELSNSQQLTCRFILADVTRKNCNTNLVVGPQFRNIHTSPLACYSAGAAHDVSFDGSSRDEQLSSSTISPEQTLVGDRTLKLLSGSCYLPHPDKEDTGGEDAHFICVDEQAIGVADGVGGWADVGVNAGLFARELMSNSVSAIQEEPKGSIDPARVLEKAHSGTKARGSSTACIITLTEKELHAINLGDSGFIVVRDGCTVFRSPVQQHGFNFTYQLESGTDGDLPSSGQVFTIPVSPGDVIIAGTDGLFDNLYNNEVTAVVVHAVRAGLEPQVTAQKIAALARQRALDKTRQTPFSTAAQEAGFRYYGGKLDDITVVVSYIASSINA; this is encoded by the exons ATGCCATCTAGCTTTCTCTCAAAGCTGAATCTTTCTGTGTTTTCTGGTTTTGAGAGAGCAGTAACTGGGAAACAAAATTCTATAAAATCGATTCTTGGAAGAGGGAAATTGTTTTCTAGAAATTTAGTAAATTACCCGAGTGAGGCTAAAACTATGGCTGCTTCTAATTCCAAGTCTCTCATTGGTGATGTTTATGTTGATGATGTTATCACAAATTGTGGGAATGCTTTAGAGTTTTCAAAACCTACCGGAGTCTTTTTCAATGATAAAACTCGTACTAGTTGCCAGAGAGCTAGCCTGAGTTTCAGGAGAATGGAATTATCCAACAGCCAACAACTAACTTGTAGGTTCATTCTTGCTGATGTAACGAGGAAGAATTGCAACACCAATTTAGTTGTTGGGCCTCAGTTCAGGAATATCCATACCTCTCCCTTAGCATGCTACTCTGCTGGTGCCGCTCATGATGTGTCGTTTGATGGCAGTTCTCGTGATGAACAGCTTTCTAGTTCTACCATTTCACCTGAACA AACTCTTGTTGGAGACAGAACTCTGAAGCTTCTTTCTGGATCATGTTACCTGCCTCATCCGGATAAGGAAGACACAGGTGGAGAAGATGCTCACTTTATTTGTGTAGATGAACAGGCTATTGGTGTAGCAGATGGTGTTGGCGGCTGGGCAGATGTTGGTGTGAATGCAGGATTGTTTGCACGCGAACTTATGTCTAACTCTGTTTCAGCAATTCAAGAGGAGCCTAAGGGTTCTATTGACCCAGCCAGGGTGTTAGAAAAGGCCCACTCAGGTACAAAAGCAAGGGGTTCTTCAACAGCTTGTATCATTACCCTCACGGAGAAG GAACTCCATGCAATTAACCTGGGGGACAGTGGATTCATAGTAGTTAGAGACGGGTGCACTGTTTTTCGATCTCCAGTGCAACAACACGGTTTCAACTTTACATATCAGTTAGAGAGTGGCACAGATGGCGACCTACCGAGCTCTGGTCAG GTTTTCACAATTCCTGTTTCTCCGGGGGATGTTATTATTGCTGGAACAGATGGGCTATTTGACAACTTGTATAATAACGAAGTTACTGCCGTTGTTGTTCATGCTGTAAGAGCTGGCTTGGAACCCCAGGTGACTGCTCAGAAGATAGCTGCTTTGGCACGCCAGAGGGCACTCGACAAAACCCGGCAGACACCATTTTCAACAGCTGCTCAAGAAGCTGGGTTTCGTTATTATGGTGGTAAGCTTGACGACATTACCGTTGTTGTGTCATATATTGCAAGCTCAATCAATGCTTGA